The DNA segment tttttattccgcCCGCCTTActttgaattaattacattttaatgtattacaCACAAAACTCTTATCGtcgattaatatataaacgtcATTGCGATAGTACGCAAGGTTGTCGAGGAACTTCTGGCTGCTGTCGTTATGTATGGCTGTGAACACCTCCGGAAGGGACTCACACCCGCTCTCCATTGATAACGATACGTAGTAATCAGCCTATTAATCcaaccatatttatttaaattagcaaatacattaaataatttcatgcaCGATTTTGCTAAATCTTTatctaataaattgtatagacagtttttaaattataaattaaaaggcgaataatttaacttaatattggtaggtttaaatttttaccagGCAGACAATGTTTCACATTTTTACACTACAATCttttttagatattataaaacatttattaattcttttaaataatttgagaaTTATGTGCTTTCTGTCAGCTCGTAAATTTAGTTCCTACCTTAGAAATATGAAGAGTGATTGAGTTTCTGATGTGTACAGcctagaattttaaaaaagggaACCTGACATGCTGGGCTGGGCGCGActaaagacaatttaaataatgtttgagCAATCACAAGTGACATTTTGGAGCCACGGAGCAACTGATATTGAACATCTACACGGACGGCCTCGCGTTATTTCTACTACTTATAACCTAAGTGGTTTCTTACTTCCGTGACAAGATTATCGTTTCTCAACAATTTTCTAGATAGCCGTAAAgggaaataaataacatttccgttttattaatatccaATTGAAGCAATTGAAGGCTATTAGTATGGGTCTTAAGGTCGTCTGATACATTGCATATCGAggagtataaattatattgagcTATATCTAGAATAcattaggtatatatatatgccaaTACTTAATCGGGAAGATTGCTAGACCCTActagaaaaataaactttaataggaaaatataaaaaaatcatttgtgGGAAGTCGTCACCTATGCTTGTAACCGTTATTTTTTcccttattattttcatttaaaaaccaCTTAACCACCATAACGACTGtcttagaaaattaaattctgcTATTTAAAAGGACataagacaatacaatatatatcttGAAAAAAGCAAACtatgcaataaaatatatttcgcaTTAAATTTCGTTCcgtaaagtaaatattttagttatataaagTAAGTTCTATAACGGTTACCATgtcatcaaaatatttatttatagaagacCCAGAGAACATATGGAcgttaatgaaattaattacctGATCAGGCCCCATCATATGCGCCTGCCGCTTAGTGTATCCTCGAGCTGCTCGTTCCACCTTTTCTTCTTCCCAATGTTGTATCATCTCTTTGGAAGAAGGAAGTTTAAAGACACCCGTCATTGACCTCACAAAATAACGAACCTgtgaaacatttaataattttaaatcattgaAACGGAAATTGAAAGTGCTATGAGAGGACTGATCCCTGAGTTGACTATTTCTTTGAATATCATCGTATTATTTCATATAGCTTAATTATTTCTGGttttatgtaaacaatttataggttttttttatatatcatgtatgtatatatatatacacatacatacacatgcatataataaataatacatgtagtaagtattttgtttatctagAAGGCTTCACTTTGGTTTTGAATTCTACTAGGAAGTTAGCGTGTCGAAGAGCACATTCTATTATTCAATTTCCGACAGGCGTCGTCAAACAATGAATGTCGTTTGGTTTTGAAAGAAATGCGGCTTGCTTGACAAATGCCATACAGTTATCAGTTAATTCAAACACGCAGTGGTggtaatatatctataaaaccgctgcataaaattattacatatcgTACGGAATCAAATCTCACCTGCAAGTCAAACATAGAGAAGGCACATACATAGTATGGTACTCCAATGAAGCACATTGTGGGGTGGTGTATGTTTACGAGATGCTTATAAAGTGGCTCCACACAGTTGTCCTCCACTACTATGTCGCATGATTCGTGTAGGAACGGAAAATTGTATAGGTAACctaaaaacataaacaattttttttcacgaTTTGGTAAATGGATATGgcacaaataatacataaaaaattagcagtaattaagaaaatattctataataactatttataaatattattttatttggaaaattaatgtatgtattaattatatacgcAAGTGATTAACAGACATGGATAAACACACAAGAGTGGttacttatttattcaatttaatttggCTTCTGTGGTAAGGAAATACTTACCAGTACTCAAGAAAACAACATCGACTTCATCTTCAGTGCCATCCGCAAACGTGGCTTTTTTTCCATCTAGTTTCACAACATCTGGTTTTAGTACCAGGTTATCAGGAAATTCGCTTTttggtttttcttttaaatggtGACTAAGGATAACTTTTGTGGTTACTCGAGTGATTTCAAAAGCTATGTCCATGCCTGATGGACCAGCCCCAATGACGAGGACCTGCTTACCCGTAAATAGTTCAGGTACTCTGTAGTCGTGGCTGTGCATTACATCCcctgtaaattattatatcctAGTAGCTCAAATTGTGGCAAGAGTGAAAGCATGACGGAAAGAGAGAGTTAGAGACAGATAGTTGTTAGTTAGTaagtagttaataatataataaaatatatacaaagttcactagttttgtttatttatttattatatattattttaaagacttATTTTATGTCAAGGTTGTATTTTGATTACTCGAATGAAAATAGTGTGCTTCCGAGGCGGACAACtatttgtgataaaataaagtaagtgCAACGTGCATATTTATAGATAACAAAACAGGCTTTATAACGCATATTATTAACGTCCGTTAAAATATTGTCTGGGGTTACTTACTATATTTAGTATCACTTAGGCAATCTTATCAATTAgtattatcaaaaaataacctttttttaaattttgtctaAGCGCAGATTTTTGTTGACAGCCAGTTTACGTTTTGACACACTTGGTGATTGAAATATTGACAAACAATATCCACATTCCAAATTGTCTTGATTCGTAATTAAGATATTCGAAGATAACAGATTATGACTTTGTATATTTACCTTCGAACTTCTTCAACCCTGGTATATTAGGTATGAACGGAGTATTATAGTGTCCGTTACACACAAAGACGTAGTCATACTCGCTAGTGACAGACACACCGGTACCCAAATCCTTGTATGTGACGTCCCACAACTCATTCTTGGGTCCGGCCTTAGGTATAATTAGTTGCACATGCTGCCTGAACTGTAACAAAGATAAGagatttttgaaatatttttagtttataataacttttttatttaagaaagttTTACGTTTTGCTTAgttaaaagaaatagaaaTTCCATAAATCATATGTTGAACAGAGCAGTGCCTAGTAGTtccagcgtgcaactctcatccctgatgtcgtaggttcgatccaaGGTTGTGCGCCAATAGTCTTTcgttctatgtgcgcattcaacACTACGGGTGTTGGAAGGAAAAAAATCGCCGACTAGCTTTAGGCCCAAAAAAGTCAACGGCATGtgacaggcacagaaggctgatcacctacttacttgggttaagaaaaataaatgctcAGGAAATGGTTACAGTAATCTGACGCCCAGATCTAGAAGGTTGTAGTGCACTGGTAAATTTTTGAAACTGTATGAAAATACGTTCCATtgctttataatttatcaaattttgatattttgtgGAGATTTTAATTCCGACTTACTTTGATGTGTTTAGTGACCCCATTTCTGTCAGCATACAGCTGAAGAAAGGCCAGCATATCTTTTGCGGGCAGATATGATTTCTCACTCTCCGGTACAGGAAAGTCTGGGAAGCCCATTATTTCTTTAGGTAGATTCGTTCTGTAATCAGTAATTTGTTTACTATAACCTTCTATAATTACTtagtaattcaatttaatttttaagattaaacGTAAGAGCCTTTTCAACTATTTTGTACTTTACGACTCGAGTAGCATATTATTTCTAGTGGCTGATATTAAACCTACGATAACATGCAAGAACTGGTTCAATATGAATATATGTCTAGATTAATGTTCTATAGACGTTATG comes from the Pieris brassicae chromosome 4, ilPieBrab1.1, whole genome shotgun sequence genome and includes:
- the LOC123708831 gene encoding senecionine N-oxygenase — translated: MTRVCVVGAGAAGLCAARHLLVTPGVIQVDVLEQSGALGGTWVYTENVGYDDFGLPIHTSMYKSLRTNLPKEIMGFPDFPVPESEKSYLPAKDMLAFLQLYADRNGVTKHIKFRQHVQLIIPKAGPKNELWDVTYKDLGTGVSVTSEYDYVFVCNGHYNTPFIPNIPGLKKFEGDVMHSHDYRVPELFTGKQVLVIGAGPSGMDIAFEITRVTTKVILSHHLKEKPKSEFPDNLVLKPDVVKLDGKKATFADGTEDEVDVVFLSTGYLYNFPFLHESCDIVVEDNCVEPLYKHLVNIHHPTMCFIGVPYYVCAFSMFDLQVRYFVRSMTGVFKLPSSKEMIQHWEEEKVERAARGYTKRQAHMMGPDQERYYASLASEANTDNLPSVITKIREESSLRFLHNIQSYRQDVYKIIDDDTYEIISNGKKEILC